From Pieris rapae chromosome 15, ilPieRapa1.1, whole genome shotgun sequence:
TTACTGtgtaaaaagataatatattatgagaGTTTAAAGTAAACATTCTATGTcaattcaaatgaaatatgaatattgtcGAAAGCAGAGAATcttataatcaattttatgtataaaaatacaaactcaattattgcaaattaaaagaCGAATGaacaaaacttatattatatccaTATTGATGTTCATAATGGGTGGTTACATCTGACAATAtgagaaagagacgaaagtacccttataaaaactgaatataaaaaatgttcggAAGAACATTAGTAAATAGCAATACAATTCTGCAGTAAGTAATTATAGTTTTCCAACTGGAtccacatttaaattttattaatttaaaatgttttactcTGTAAGTATTTTGACGTTTTTGTTGTTCATACTCGCATTAATTACCTCTGATTACCTACACTTACCTAAagcaattaaatgaaaattaataaaatatataattgaaatcaaatacaaattacaaaagttgataaaaacctaaataattggattcaaaaACGATTTCTATCAGTCTTATCTAATTTATGTCGTTGCTTACAATCcacttttacaatttttttctctgGCAAGACATTGCGtcttatatgatatatagGTTGTGCAAATCCGAACTCTAATTCACAGTAATAATTATGCTTATTACGATCAGCAGGATTTGGATAGTAAGCGGCATGCAAAACTTCGTCAACTTCATATAACCTAACGTCAATTGTATGTTGAAATAATGCGCCACTTAGAAGCATTCTTTGTATAACAACGCATGTTTCGTGTCCAATTTCATtaccaaaaatattgaaaaatctcaagtaaaaagccttttttaaagtattcaaCAGGTCCAAAAGGCCAACATCAGTCAGCTTGTTGTTACTCATGTCTAAAGCGCGAATTTTTGAATACGGCAACCCAAAGCTCAGGGCTCGAGCTCCTGTATCTTTAATGCCATTTCCCGCcaaattgattaatattaactgtGGGTTTTCTTTAAGATAATTTGCTAATAAACCGGCTCCATAATCACCAAATTTATTGTATCCCAAATCTAAATACAGCAGCGTTTTGTTCTTGCGCAGACCTCTCACAAAGTATTCCATATCGTGGGATATGAATTCattcttttgtaaatgtaattcgATAATATTAGAGTTTCTTTCCAAAAGATATTCAATGTGATATGCTAACCATTTCGTTTCATACGAATATCGATTGGAGAGCGGTACAAGTCTGTTTAAATCGAGAactttaattgtattgttcGCACCGTGATCTATTCTCAATGCTGTAACAATATGTGCTATAGCGGTTAAAGTTAGCGATGTTTGACCAATATCACAAAATTCaacggttttatttttcactaaGAAATCGGCAAAATATTGGCCGCCATTTTCCCCAAAGTCGTTTCCATTCAATCTtagatattttagttttaaataatcagcgtattttgacaaattcaaaatcgacttttctgttaaattattattcattatatttaaattaattatgctgGATCTGCCCTTGATgagtaacttttttaatagtttaaagaAACCTCTGTCGGTAATTTGATTGTATGA
This genomic window contains:
- the LOC111000284 gene encoding leucine-rich repeat-containing protein 34-like: MQLKRKKRRCICEKEKILKQITGDAPYLECTEINKIRLGLFTERNSDGTAHLVLRGNDIYSRYQRRLGDVDIQALILYIRESPKRVTRLDLSYNQITDRGFFKLLKKLLIKGRSSIINLNIMNNNLTEKSILNLSKYADYLKLKYLRLNGNDFGENGGQYFADFLVKNKTVEFCDIGQTSLTLTAIAHIVTALRIDHGANNTIKVLDLNRLVPLSNRYSYETKWLAYHIEYLLERNSNIIELHLQKNEFISHDMEYFVRGLRKNKTLLYLDLGYNKFGDYGAGLLANYLKENPQLILINLAGNGIKDTGARALSFGLPYSKIRALDMSNNKLTDVGLLDLLNTLKKAFYLRFFNIFGNEIGHETCVVIQRMLLSGALFQHTIDVRLYEVDEVLHAAYYPNPADRNKHNYYCELEFGFAQPIYHIRRNVLPEKKIVKVDCKQRHKLDKTDRNRF